In Helianthus annuus cultivar XRQ/B chromosome 9, HanXRQr2.0-SUNRISE, whole genome shotgun sequence, the following are encoded in one genomic region:
- the LOC110888824 gene encoding protein MODIFIER OF SNC1 1 isoform X1: MTSSMLAGERKWASSRRGGMTVLGKVAVPKPINLPSQKLENHGLDPNVEIVPKGSLSWGSRPSSSTSNPWGSSAVSPKADGTAVSPHHSSGRPTSGGGLSRPSTAGSDRHDPSTTTWGPNSRPSSASGVLTSNQSSLTSSRPLSAETRPGSSHLSRFAEPVYDSSAAWGPNGTADKLSIPSKVDDFSLSSGDFPTLGSEKDNTTKSGEAHDHGSRVRPGSGSGRNAPVNDRNEMTQADHKSGTVDTWTRDDGVRPNADRWHGDSHQYVNPNVPPQHYDAWRGPPMNAPPGVWYRGPPPAGPPYPHVPHGGFPMEPYPYYPPQIPPPLANSQSGPPHGPGPRGHHPRNGDFYRPQMPDAFIRPGMSIRPGFYPGPVPYDGYFGPPMGYNPNDRDMSFMGMPPGPHGPPPVYNMYPPQNPSELNDPHFRGGVRGPVPVGNMYVSEQLDSHPPEESSHGPYKVLKKRENERNADVEEDGWEQSDHPRPSFHKNEQGTDTRRNNEDTSSRRNMSSQDSHKSKASTESWGNKPSFSEDSKDSTLIQKIEDLNAKVRASDIRGDGEQTNKLLVNRKGNSTIAFGSIPTAGDLAHPYDKSRQAHHGVRNRADHHIKGRLNQDTGESLAQMIDPADGQAQRARMRELAKQRAIELQKEEEERIREQKAKALAKLEELNRRTLAASDGTIQTEGKNTTSVSEQEDAEGSQKPTEPAAAQISEISQQDPVDQSTLPKQSDPESKTNLGNDVGVNRQKRASHRQKQSVQVVESSVDKSNKSGTGEAVQSQESTMPSNSNIMSESTQQKKKSNKSSKNKHREVDPVKPESPQPDLNPNPTTSLVTDSKDAKQPNTDQISSLPSNQHKPQHSRRMPRNPQANKFHVGEVAIWAPVRAQTKEETMQDDVALPEKTVNSGQTNLKSKRAEMERYVPKPVAKELAQQGSVIQSTTPSSPKKTALEDTTDVHTIPVASNVESKSGDNKQMKPQRDKGVQQDSKKVFHKSTSQHEESNSVPTEVTPVVHEWDPSDGWFMPDEIPPTEITPVVKDVGVTGKGKRPAYKGQRSTVKNHTESGVEVEFDQTDRPASSKENRSSHWQRKPQAYKGQNPNSEFKRESRRYSPQDEPVHDEHQEGRRERKPASFRGPTHTEDEAQAQFEQPSQHHVSTGYRKYGGQNNRSSGQDDKRKHNYQHNANINREKPRQNLHYEYQPVGSNNNNSSNKSSHLDAPADAAPRYKERGPSQSRRGGGNYYGRQ, from the exons ATGACATCGAGTATGTTGGCTGGAGAAAGAAA GTGGGCCTCTTCAAGAAGAGGTGGCATGACTGTTTTGGGCAAAGTTGCTGTTCCTAAACCTATTAATTTACCTAGCCAAAA GTTAGAAAATCATGGTTTGGATCCAAATGTGGAAATTGTTCCCAA GGGTAGCCTTAGCTGGGGAAGCCGGCCATCTTCATCAACATCAAATCCTTGGGGTTCGTCAGCAGTATCTCCAAAGGCTGATGGCACTGCTGTTTCACCACATCATTCTAGTGGCCGTCCTACATCAGGAGGTGGTCTTAGTCGGCCATCAACAGCTGGCAGTGATAGACATGATCCTTCTACTACTACATGGGGCCCAAATTCTAGGCCATCATCAGCTTCAGGAGTCTTGACTTCAAATCAATCATCGCTAACTTCTTCGCGTCCACTCAGTGCAGAAACAAGACCAGGTAGCTCACATTTATCCCGTTTTGCTGAGCCTGTATATGATAGTTCAGCAGCTTGGGGCCCTAACGGCACTGCAGATAAGCTG TCAATACCTTCCAAAGTCGATGATTTTTCTCTTAGTTCAGGGGACTTTCCAACACTGGGTTCAGAAAAAGATAATACGACAAAGAGCGGGGAAGCACATG ATCATGGTTCTCGTGTTCGTCCCGGATCAGGCTCTGGCAGAAATGCACCTGTGAACGACAGAAACGAGATGACCCAAGCTG ATCACAAAAGTGGAACTGTTGATACTTGGACACGAGATGATGGGGTTCGTCCTAATGCTGACAGGTGGCATGGAGACTCGCATCAATACGTCAATCCTAATGTACCCCCTCAACATTATGATGCCTGGCGAGGACCACCGATGAATGCGCCACCTGGCGTTTGGTACAGGGGACCACCACCTGCGGGCCCACCTTATCCACACGTTCCTCATGGTGGGTTTCCTATGGAACCGTATCCTTACTATCCCCCTCAGATCCCCCCTCCGTTAGCAAATTCACAATCGGGCCCTCCGCATGGGCCAGGCCCAAGAGGTCACCATCCAAGAAACGGAGATTTTTACAGGCCCCAAATGCCTGATGCTTTTATCCGTCCAGGTATGTCAATTAGGCCCGGGTTTTACCCTGGTCCGGTTCCTTATGATGGTTATTTTGGTCCTCCGATGGGCTACAATCCCAATGACCGTGATATGTCATTTATGGGAATGCCACCCGGACCACATGGACCACCGCCTGTTTACAACATGTATCCACCTCAAAATCCATCAGAACTTAACGATCCTCACTTTAGAGGTGGCGTGCGTGGACCGGTTCCGGTTGGAAATATGTATGTTTCTGAACAGTTAGATTCTCACCCCCCTGAGGAATCATCTCATGGGCCCTACAAAGTTCTTAAAAAACGTGAAAATGAAAGGAATGCTGACGTGGAAGAAGACGGTTGGGAGCAGAGTGACCACCCGAGACCATCGTTTCACAAGAATGAACAGGGAACAGACACCAGAAGGAATAATGAAGATACGTCTTCAAGAAGAAACATGTCATCACAGGACTCACACAAGTCTAAAGCATCTACTGAAAGTTGGGGAAATAAGCCATCTTTTTCAGAAGACTCGAAAGATTCAACCTTGATTCAGAAGATTGAAGATTTGAATGCAAAAGTAAGGGCTTCTGATATTCGAGGGGATGGAGAGCAAACTAATAAATTACTAGTGAACCGAAAGGGCAACTCTACTATTGCCTTCGGTAGCATTCCAACCGCTGGAGATCTTGCGCATCCCTATGACAAATCTAG GCAAGCACACCATGGAGTTCGAAATCGAGCAGATCATCATATCAAAGGAAGATTAAATCAAGATACAGGCGAATCATTGGCTCAAATGATTGACCCTGCTGATGGTCAAGCACAG CGTGCTAGGATGAGGGAGTTGGCAAAACAACGTGCGATTGAGCTACAAAAGGAAGAGGAAGAAAGGATAAGAGAGCAGAAAGCAAAAGCTCTTGCAAAACTGGAAGAGTTGAATAGGCGTACACTTGCAGCATCGGATGGTACGATCCAGACCGAAGGAAAAAACACGACTAGTGTTTCTGAGCAGGAAGATGCAGAGGGATCCCAAAAACCAACTGAACCAGCAGCTGCCCAGATCAGTGAGATTAGTCAACAAGATCCTGTTGACCAGTCGACGCTTCCCAAACAAAGTGATCCTGAAAGCAAAACTAATCTTGGTAATGATGTTGGTGTTAACAGGCAGAAGCGTGCTAGCCATAGGCAAAAGCAGAGTGTACAAGTGGTTGAGAGTTCAGTTGACAAGTCAAATAAGAGTGGGACAGGTGAAGCTGTACAAAGTCAAGAGTCAACAATGCCAAGCAACTCAAATATCATGTCTGAATCAACACAGCAGAAAAAGAAAAGTAACAAAAGTAGCAAAAATAAGCACAGAGAAGTTGATCCTGTTAAGCCAGAATCTCCTCAACCTGATTTAAATCCAAATCCAACTACCTCGTTGGTAACTGATAGCAAGGATGCAAAACAACCTAATACGGACCAGATTTCTTCTTTACCAAGTAACCAGCATAAACCTCAGCACTCAAGAAGGATGCCAAGAAATCCACAAGCTAATAAATTTCATGTTGGTGAAGTTGCCATCTGGGCCCCTGTGCGGGCCCAGACCAAAGAAGAGACCATGCAGGATGATGTGGCTTTGCCAGAAAAGACCGTTAACTCGGGCCAGACTAATTTAAAAAGCAAAAGGGCAGAAATGGAAAGGTATGTTCCTAAACCGGTGGCTAAAGAGCTGGCTCAACAGGGAAGCGTAATCCAATCGACGACACCATCTTCACCCAAGAAAACCGCATTAGAAGATACGACAGATGTACACACTATCCCTGTGGCTTCTAATGTGGAGTCCAAAAGTGGTGATAATAAGCAGATGAAACCTCAACGTGATAAGGGTGTTCAACAGGATTCGAAGAAAGTTTTTCACAAATCTACAAGTCAACATGAAGAATCGAATTCTGTTCCTACTGAAGTTACACCTGTTGTGCATGAATGGGACCCGTCTGATGGCTGGTTTATGCCTGATGAAATCCCACCAACTGAGATTACACCTGTTGTGAAAGATGTTGGAGTCACGGGTAAAGGTAAAAGACCGGCTTACAAAGGCCAAAGAAGCACGGTGAAAAATCACACAGAAAGTGGTGTGGAAGTGGAGTTTGACCAAACAGACAGGCCTGCTTCTTCGAAAGAGAACCGTTCTTCTCACTGGCAACGAAAGCCTCAAGCGTATAAAGGTCAAAATCCGAACTCAGAGTTTAAAAGGGAATCTAGAAGATATTCTCCGCAGGATGAACCTGTGCATGATGAGCATCAAGAGGGTAGGAGAGAGAGAAAGCCTGCTTCATTTAGAGGCCCAACCCACACGGAAGATGAAGCCCAAGCTCAGTTTGAGCAGCCGTCGCAGCATCATGTTTCTACAGGTTATAGGAAGTATGGAGGTCAAAACAACCGTTCGAGTGGTCAAGATGACAAGCGGAAGCATAACTATCAGCATAATGCAAATATAAACAGGGAAAAGCCAAGGCAGAATTTGCATTACGAGTACCAGCCAGTTGGATCAAACAACAATAATAGTAGTAATAAATCAAGTCATCTTGATGCACCTGCGGATGCAGCTCCCAGGTACAAAGAAAGGGGTCCGAGTCAATCCAGACGAGGCGGTGGTAACTATTACGGGCGGCAATAG
- the LOC110888824 gene encoding protein MODIFIER OF SNC1 1 isoform X3 translates to MTSSMLAGERKWASSRRGGMTVLGKVAVPKPINLPSQKLENHGLDPNVEIVPKGSLSWGSRPSSSTSNPWGSSAVSPKADGTAVSPHHSSGRPTSGGGLSRPSTAGSDRHDPSTTTWGPNSRPSSASGVLTSNQSSLTSSRPLSAETRPGSSHLSRFAEPVYDSSAAWGPNGTADKLSIPSKVDDFSLSSGDFPTLGSEKDNTTKSGEAHDHKSGTVDTWTRDDGVRPNADRWHGDSHQYVNPNVPPQHYDAWRGPPMNAPPGVWYRGPPPAGPPYPHVPHGGFPMEPYPYYPPQIPPPLANSQSGPPHGPGPRGHHPRNGDFYRPQMPDAFIRPGMSIRPGFYPGPVPYDGYFGPPMGYNPNDRDMSFMGMPPGPHGPPPVYNMYPPQNPSELNDPHFRGGVRGPVPVGNMYVSEQLDSHPPEESSHGPYKVLKKRENERNADVEEDGWEQSDHPRPSFHKNEQGTDTRRNNEDTSSRRNMSSQDSHKSKASTESWGNKPSFSEDSKDSTLIQKIEDLNAKVRASDIRGDGEQTNKLLVNRKGNSTIAFGSIPTAGDLAHPYDKSRQAHHGVRNRADHHIKGRLNQDTGESLAQMIDPADGQAQRARMRELAKQRAIELQKEEEERIREQKAKALAKLEELNRRTLAASDGTIQTEGKNTTSVSEQEDAEGSQKPTEPAAAQISEISQQDPVDQSTLPKQSDPESKTNLGNDVGVNRQKRASHRQKQSVQVVESSVDKSNKSGTGEAVQSQESTMPSNSNIMSESTQQKKKSNKSSKNKHREVDPVKPESPQPDLNPNPTTSLVTDSKDAKQPNTDQISSLPSNQHKPQHSRRMPRNPQANKFHVGEVAIWAPVRAQTKEETMQDDVALPEKTVNSGQTNLKSKRAEMERYVPKPVAKELAQQGSVIQSTTPSSPKKTALEDTTDVHTIPVASNVESKSGDNKQMKPQRDKGVQQDSKKVFHKSTSQHEESNSVPTEVTPVVHEWDPSDGWFMPDEIPPTEITPVVKDVGVTGKGKRPAYKGQRSTVKNHTESGVEVEFDQTDRPASSKENRSSHWQRKPQAYKGQNPNSEFKRESRRYSPQDEPVHDEHQEGRRERKPASFRGPTHTEDEAQAQFEQPSQHHVSTGYRKYGGQNNRSSGQDDKRKHNYQHNANINREKPRQNLHYEYQPVGSNNNNSSNKSSHLDAPADAAPRYKERGPSQSRRGGGNYYGRQ, encoded by the exons ATGACATCGAGTATGTTGGCTGGAGAAAGAAA GTGGGCCTCTTCAAGAAGAGGTGGCATGACTGTTTTGGGCAAAGTTGCTGTTCCTAAACCTATTAATTTACCTAGCCAAAA GTTAGAAAATCATGGTTTGGATCCAAATGTGGAAATTGTTCCCAA GGGTAGCCTTAGCTGGGGAAGCCGGCCATCTTCATCAACATCAAATCCTTGGGGTTCGTCAGCAGTATCTCCAAAGGCTGATGGCACTGCTGTTTCACCACATCATTCTAGTGGCCGTCCTACATCAGGAGGTGGTCTTAGTCGGCCATCAACAGCTGGCAGTGATAGACATGATCCTTCTACTACTACATGGGGCCCAAATTCTAGGCCATCATCAGCTTCAGGAGTCTTGACTTCAAATCAATCATCGCTAACTTCTTCGCGTCCACTCAGTGCAGAAACAAGACCAGGTAGCTCACATTTATCCCGTTTTGCTGAGCCTGTATATGATAGTTCAGCAGCTTGGGGCCCTAACGGCACTGCAGATAAGCTG TCAATACCTTCCAAAGTCGATGATTTTTCTCTTAGTTCAGGGGACTTTCCAACACTGGGTTCAGAAAAAGATAATACGACAAAGAGCGGGGAAGCACATG ATCACAAAAGTGGAACTGTTGATACTTGGACACGAGATGATGGGGTTCGTCCTAATGCTGACAGGTGGCATGGAGACTCGCATCAATACGTCAATCCTAATGTACCCCCTCAACATTATGATGCCTGGCGAGGACCACCGATGAATGCGCCACCTGGCGTTTGGTACAGGGGACCACCACCTGCGGGCCCACCTTATCCACACGTTCCTCATGGTGGGTTTCCTATGGAACCGTATCCTTACTATCCCCCTCAGATCCCCCCTCCGTTAGCAAATTCACAATCGGGCCCTCCGCATGGGCCAGGCCCAAGAGGTCACCATCCAAGAAACGGAGATTTTTACAGGCCCCAAATGCCTGATGCTTTTATCCGTCCAGGTATGTCAATTAGGCCCGGGTTTTACCCTGGTCCGGTTCCTTATGATGGTTATTTTGGTCCTCCGATGGGCTACAATCCCAATGACCGTGATATGTCATTTATGGGAATGCCACCCGGACCACATGGACCACCGCCTGTTTACAACATGTATCCACCTCAAAATCCATCAGAACTTAACGATCCTCACTTTAGAGGTGGCGTGCGTGGACCGGTTCCGGTTGGAAATATGTATGTTTCTGAACAGTTAGATTCTCACCCCCCTGAGGAATCATCTCATGGGCCCTACAAAGTTCTTAAAAAACGTGAAAATGAAAGGAATGCTGACGTGGAAGAAGACGGTTGGGAGCAGAGTGACCACCCGAGACCATCGTTTCACAAGAATGAACAGGGAACAGACACCAGAAGGAATAATGAAGATACGTCTTCAAGAAGAAACATGTCATCACAGGACTCACACAAGTCTAAAGCATCTACTGAAAGTTGGGGAAATAAGCCATCTTTTTCAGAAGACTCGAAAGATTCAACCTTGATTCAGAAGATTGAAGATTTGAATGCAAAAGTAAGGGCTTCTGATATTCGAGGGGATGGAGAGCAAACTAATAAATTACTAGTGAACCGAAAGGGCAACTCTACTATTGCCTTCGGTAGCATTCCAACCGCTGGAGATCTTGCGCATCCCTATGACAAATCTAG GCAAGCACACCATGGAGTTCGAAATCGAGCAGATCATCATATCAAAGGAAGATTAAATCAAGATACAGGCGAATCATTGGCTCAAATGATTGACCCTGCTGATGGTCAAGCACAG CGTGCTAGGATGAGGGAGTTGGCAAAACAACGTGCGATTGAGCTACAAAAGGAAGAGGAAGAAAGGATAAGAGAGCAGAAAGCAAAAGCTCTTGCAAAACTGGAAGAGTTGAATAGGCGTACACTTGCAGCATCGGATGGTACGATCCAGACCGAAGGAAAAAACACGACTAGTGTTTCTGAGCAGGAAGATGCAGAGGGATCCCAAAAACCAACTGAACCAGCAGCTGCCCAGATCAGTGAGATTAGTCAACAAGATCCTGTTGACCAGTCGACGCTTCCCAAACAAAGTGATCCTGAAAGCAAAACTAATCTTGGTAATGATGTTGGTGTTAACAGGCAGAAGCGTGCTAGCCATAGGCAAAAGCAGAGTGTACAAGTGGTTGAGAGTTCAGTTGACAAGTCAAATAAGAGTGGGACAGGTGAAGCTGTACAAAGTCAAGAGTCAACAATGCCAAGCAACTCAAATATCATGTCTGAATCAACACAGCAGAAAAAGAAAAGTAACAAAAGTAGCAAAAATAAGCACAGAGAAGTTGATCCTGTTAAGCCAGAATCTCCTCAACCTGATTTAAATCCAAATCCAACTACCTCGTTGGTAACTGATAGCAAGGATGCAAAACAACCTAATACGGACCAGATTTCTTCTTTACCAAGTAACCAGCATAAACCTCAGCACTCAAGAAGGATGCCAAGAAATCCACAAGCTAATAAATTTCATGTTGGTGAAGTTGCCATCTGGGCCCCTGTGCGGGCCCAGACCAAAGAAGAGACCATGCAGGATGATGTGGCTTTGCCAGAAAAGACCGTTAACTCGGGCCAGACTAATTTAAAAAGCAAAAGGGCAGAAATGGAAAGGTATGTTCCTAAACCGGTGGCTAAAGAGCTGGCTCAACAGGGAAGCGTAATCCAATCGACGACACCATCTTCACCCAAGAAAACCGCATTAGAAGATACGACAGATGTACACACTATCCCTGTGGCTTCTAATGTGGAGTCCAAAAGTGGTGATAATAAGCAGATGAAACCTCAACGTGATAAGGGTGTTCAACAGGATTCGAAGAAAGTTTTTCACAAATCTACAAGTCAACATGAAGAATCGAATTCTGTTCCTACTGAAGTTACACCTGTTGTGCATGAATGGGACCCGTCTGATGGCTGGTTTATGCCTGATGAAATCCCACCAACTGAGATTACACCTGTTGTGAAAGATGTTGGAGTCACGGGTAAAGGTAAAAGACCGGCTTACAAAGGCCAAAGAAGCACGGTGAAAAATCACACAGAAAGTGGTGTGGAAGTGGAGTTTGACCAAACAGACAGGCCTGCTTCTTCGAAAGAGAACCGTTCTTCTCACTGGCAACGAAAGCCTCAAGCGTATAAAGGTCAAAATCCGAACTCAGAGTTTAAAAGGGAATCTAGAAGATATTCTCCGCAGGATGAACCTGTGCATGATGAGCATCAAGAGGGTAGGAGAGAGAGAAAGCCTGCTTCATTTAGAGGCCCAACCCACACGGAAGATGAAGCCCAAGCTCAGTTTGAGCAGCCGTCGCAGCATCATGTTTCTACAGGTTATAGGAAGTATGGAGGTCAAAACAACCGTTCGAGTGGTCAAGATGACAAGCGGAAGCATAACTATCAGCATAATGCAAATATAAACAGGGAAAAGCCAAGGCAGAATTTGCATTACGAGTACCAGCCAGTTGGATCAAACAACAATAATAGTAGTAATAAATCAAGTCATCTTGATGCACCTGCGGATGCAGCTCCCAGGTACAAAGAAAGGGGTCCGAGTCAATCCAGACGAGGCGGTGGTAACTATTACGGGCGGCAATAG
- the LOC110888824 gene encoding protein MODIFIER OF SNC1 1 isoform X2 codes for MTSSMLAGERKWASSRRGGMTVLGKVAVPKPINLPSQKGSLSWGSRPSSSTSNPWGSSAVSPKADGTAVSPHHSSGRPTSGGGLSRPSTAGSDRHDPSTTTWGPNSRPSSASGVLTSNQSSLTSSRPLSAETRPGSSHLSRFAEPVYDSSAAWGPNGTADKLSIPSKVDDFSLSSGDFPTLGSEKDNTTKSGEAHDHGSRVRPGSGSGRNAPVNDRNEMTQADHKSGTVDTWTRDDGVRPNADRWHGDSHQYVNPNVPPQHYDAWRGPPMNAPPGVWYRGPPPAGPPYPHVPHGGFPMEPYPYYPPQIPPPLANSQSGPPHGPGPRGHHPRNGDFYRPQMPDAFIRPGMSIRPGFYPGPVPYDGYFGPPMGYNPNDRDMSFMGMPPGPHGPPPVYNMYPPQNPSELNDPHFRGGVRGPVPVGNMYVSEQLDSHPPEESSHGPYKVLKKRENERNADVEEDGWEQSDHPRPSFHKNEQGTDTRRNNEDTSSRRNMSSQDSHKSKASTESWGNKPSFSEDSKDSTLIQKIEDLNAKVRASDIRGDGEQTNKLLVNRKGNSTIAFGSIPTAGDLAHPYDKSRQAHHGVRNRADHHIKGRLNQDTGESLAQMIDPADGQAQRARMRELAKQRAIELQKEEEERIREQKAKALAKLEELNRRTLAASDGTIQTEGKNTTSVSEQEDAEGSQKPTEPAAAQISEISQQDPVDQSTLPKQSDPESKTNLGNDVGVNRQKRASHRQKQSVQVVESSVDKSNKSGTGEAVQSQESTMPSNSNIMSESTQQKKKSNKSSKNKHREVDPVKPESPQPDLNPNPTTSLVTDSKDAKQPNTDQISSLPSNQHKPQHSRRMPRNPQANKFHVGEVAIWAPVRAQTKEETMQDDVALPEKTVNSGQTNLKSKRAEMERYVPKPVAKELAQQGSVIQSTTPSSPKKTALEDTTDVHTIPVASNVESKSGDNKQMKPQRDKGVQQDSKKVFHKSTSQHEESNSVPTEVTPVVHEWDPSDGWFMPDEIPPTEITPVVKDVGVTGKGKRPAYKGQRSTVKNHTESGVEVEFDQTDRPASSKENRSSHWQRKPQAYKGQNPNSEFKRESRRYSPQDEPVHDEHQEGRRERKPASFRGPTHTEDEAQAQFEQPSQHHVSTGYRKYGGQNNRSSGQDDKRKHNYQHNANINREKPRQNLHYEYQPVGSNNNNSSNKSSHLDAPADAAPRYKERGPSQSRRGGGNYYGRQ; via the exons ATGACATCGAGTATGTTGGCTGGAGAAAGAAA GTGGGCCTCTTCAAGAAGAGGTGGCATGACTGTTTTGGGCAAAGTTGCTGTTCCTAAACCTATTAATTTACCTAGCCAAAA GGGTAGCCTTAGCTGGGGAAGCCGGCCATCTTCATCAACATCAAATCCTTGGGGTTCGTCAGCAGTATCTCCAAAGGCTGATGGCACTGCTGTTTCACCACATCATTCTAGTGGCCGTCCTACATCAGGAGGTGGTCTTAGTCGGCCATCAACAGCTGGCAGTGATAGACATGATCCTTCTACTACTACATGGGGCCCAAATTCTAGGCCATCATCAGCTTCAGGAGTCTTGACTTCAAATCAATCATCGCTAACTTCTTCGCGTCCACTCAGTGCAGAAACAAGACCAGGTAGCTCACATTTATCCCGTTTTGCTGAGCCTGTATATGATAGTTCAGCAGCTTGGGGCCCTAACGGCACTGCAGATAAGCTG TCAATACCTTCCAAAGTCGATGATTTTTCTCTTAGTTCAGGGGACTTTCCAACACTGGGTTCAGAAAAAGATAATACGACAAAGAGCGGGGAAGCACATG ATCATGGTTCTCGTGTTCGTCCCGGATCAGGCTCTGGCAGAAATGCACCTGTGAACGACAGAAACGAGATGACCCAAGCTG ATCACAAAAGTGGAACTGTTGATACTTGGACACGAGATGATGGGGTTCGTCCTAATGCTGACAGGTGGCATGGAGACTCGCATCAATACGTCAATCCTAATGTACCCCCTCAACATTATGATGCCTGGCGAGGACCACCGATGAATGCGCCACCTGGCGTTTGGTACAGGGGACCACCACCTGCGGGCCCACCTTATCCACACGTTCCTCATGGTGGGTTTCCTATGGAACCGTATCCTTACTATCCCCCTCAGATCCCCCCTCCGTTAGCAAATTCACAATCGGGCCCTCCGCATGGGCCAGGCCCAAGAGGTCACCATCCAAGAAACGGAGATTTTTACAGGCCCCAAATGCCTGATGCTTTTATCCGTCCAGGTATGTCAATTAGGCCCGGGTTTTACCCTGGTCCGGTTCCTTATGATGGTTATTTTGGTCCTCCGATGGGCTACAATCCCAATGACCGTGATATGTCATTTATGGGAATGCCACCCGGACCACATGGACCACCGCCTGTTTACAACATGTATCCACCTCAAAATCCATCAGAACTTAACGATCCTCACTTTAGAGGTGGCGTGCGTGGACCGGTTCCGGTTGGAAATATGTATGTTTCTGAACAGTTAGATTCTCACCCCCCTGAGGAATCATCTCATGGGCCCTACAAAGTTCTTAAAAAACGTGAAAATGAAAGGAATGCTGACGTGGAAGAAGACGGTTGGGAGCAGAGTGACCACCCGAGACCATCGTTTCACAAGAATGAACAGGGAACAGACACCAGAAGGAATAATGAAGATACGTCTTCAAGAAGAAACATGTCATCACAGGACTCACACAAGTCTAAAGCATCTACTGAAAGTTGGGGAAATAAGCCATCTTTTTCAGAAGACTCGAAAGATTCAACCTTGATTCAGAAGATTGAAGATTTGAATGCAAAAGTAAGGGCTTCTGATATTCGAGGGGATGGAGAGCAAACTAATAAATTACTAGTGAACCGAAAGGGCAACTCTACTATTGCCTTCGGTAGCATTCCAACCGCTGGAGATCTTGCGCATCCCTATGACAAATCTAG GCAAGCACACCATGGAGTTCGAAATCGAGCAGATCATCATATCAAAGGAAGATTAAATCAAGATACAGGCGAATCATTGGCTCAAATGATTGACCCTGCTGATGGTCAAGCACAG CGTGCTAGGATGAGGGAGTTGGCAAAACAACGTGCGATTGAGCTACAAAAGGAAGAGGAAGAAAGGATAAGAGAGCAGAAAGCAAAAGCTCTTGCAAAACTGGAAGAGTTGAATAGGCGTACACTTGCAGCATCGGATGGTACGATCCAGACCGAAGGAAAAAACACGACTAGTGTTTCTGAGCAGGAAGATGCAGAGGGATCCCAAAAACCAACTGAACCAGCAGCTGCCCAGATCAGTGAGATTAGTCAACAAGATCCTGTTGACCAGTCGACGCTTCCCAAACAAAGTGATCCTGAAAGCAAAACTAATCTTGGTAATGATGTTGGTGTTAACAGGCAGAAGCGTGCTAGCCATAGGCAAAAGCAGAGTGTACAAGTGGTTGAGAGTTCAGTTGACAAGTCAAATAAGAGTGGGACAGGTGAAGCTGTACAAAGTCAAGAGTCAACAATGCCAAGCAACTCAAATATCATGTCTGAATCAACACAGCAGAAAAAGAAAAGTAACAAAAGTAGCAAAAATAAGCACAGAGAAGTTGATCCTGTTAAGCCAGAATCTCCTCAACCTGATTTAAATCCAAATCCAACTACCTCGTTGGTAACTGATAGCAAGGATGCAAAACAACCTAATACGGACCAGATTTCTTCTTTACCAAGTAACCAGCATAAACCTCAGCACTCAAGAAGGATGCCAAGAAATCCACAAGCTAATAAATTTCATGTTGGTGAAGTTGCCATCTGGGCCCCTGTGCGGGCCCAGACCAAAGAAGAGACCATGCAGGATGATGTGGCTTTGCCAGAAAAGACCGTTAACTCGGGCCAGACTAATTTAAAAAGCAAAAGGGCAGAAATGGAAAGGTATGTTCCTAAACCGGTGGCTAAAGAGCTGGCTCAACAGGGAAGCGTAATCCAATCGACGACACCATCTTCACCCAAGAAAACCGCATTAGAAGATACGACAGATGTACACACTATCCCTGTGGCTTCTAATGTGGAGTCCAAAAGTGGTGATAATAAGCAGATGAAACCTCAACGTGATAAGGGTGTTCAACAGGATTCGAAGAAAGTTTTTCACAAATCTACAAGTCAACATGAAGAATCGAATTCTGTTCCTACTGAAGTTACACCTGTTGTGCATGAATGGGACCCGTCTGATGGCTGGTTTATGCCTGATGAAATCCCACCAACTGAGATTACACCTGTTGTGAAAGATGTTGGAGTCACGGGTAAAGGTAAAAGACCGGCTTACAAAGGCCAAAGAAGCACGGTGAAAAATCACACAGAAAGTGGTGTGGAAGTGGAGTTTGACCAAACAGACAGGCCTGCTTCTTCGAAAGAGAACCGTTCTTCTCACTGGCAACGAAAGCCTCAAGCGTATAAAGGTCAAAATCCGAACTCAGAGTTTAAAAGGGAATCTAGAAGATATTCTCCGCAGGATGAACCTGTGCATGATGAGCATCAAGAGGGTAGGAGAGAGAGAAAGCCTGCTTCATTTAGAGGCCCAACCCACACGGAAGATGAAGCCCAAGCTCAGTTTGAGCAGCCGTCGCAGCATCATGTTTCTACAGGTTATAGGAAGTATGGAGGTCAAAACAACCGTTCGAGTGGTCAAGATGACAAGCGGAAGCATAACTATCAGCATAATGCAAATATAAACAGGGAAAAGCCAAGGCAGAATTTGCATTACGAGTACCAGCCAGTTGGATCAAACAACAATAATAGTAGTAATAAATCAAGTCATCTTGATGCACCTGCGGATGCAGCTCCCAGGTACAAAGAAAGGGGTCCGAGTCAATCCAGACGAGGCGGTGGTAACTATTACGGGCGGCAATAG